In Arthrobacter sp. CDRTa11, one DNA window encodes the following:
- a CDS encoding lipid II:glycine glycyltransferase FemX: protein MDTAPLREFTARFATAEEIENWDKHVTANPNGGNMLQSAAYASVKNGHGWKVRFLVLESGGAASYNLVLEKKFPVLGRLWYLIKGPDLAALEDLKPALDACASLARNRKFNVFAVKVEPDITATAENQAHFAAAGLVKAPNIQSNDSTALLDIAAPENEVLRAITSRARNAIRRAEREGCEVVQRDQGVETYRALYDLMADTVKAKGSMPLRSFEYYSRFWDEFCNRGQGNFFFVYEDGKPSVGAFVINYGSKATYKDGGSTQNRKQYGDSHLVQWAAIRRMKELGCTEYDFCGTPPAARIKDKSHPLYGMGMFKTSFTKTVTDFVGCYDYVLSPVRHAMWVKGAERIFRRLETMRTGGQFY from the coding sequence TTGGACACGGCCCCCTTGCGCGAATTTACCGCCCGCTTTGCCACAGCCGAGGAAATTGAGAACTGGGACAAGCACGTCACGGCCAACCCGAACGGCGGCAACATGTTGCAGTCGGCGGCCTACGCGTCGGTGAAGAACGGCCACGGCTGGAAGGTCCGTTTCCTTGTCCTGGAATCCGGGGGAGCTGCCAGCTACAACCTGGTTCTGGAGAAGAAGTTTCCCGTCCTGGGCCGCCTCTGGTACCTCATCAAGGGGCCAGATCTGGCCGCCCTTGAGGACCTGAAGCCGGCGCTGGACGCCTGCGCTTCGTTGGCCAGGAACCGGAAATTCAACGTTTTCGCGGTCAAGGTCGAGCCGGACATCACCGCCACCGCCGAAAACCAGGCACACTTCGCCGCCGCCGGCCTGGTGAAGGCACCGAACATCCAGTCCAACGACTCCACGGCTTTGCTTGACATCGCTGCGCCGGAGAATGAAGTGCTCCGTGCCATCACTTCACGCGCACGCAACGCCATCCGCCGGGCGGAACGCGAAGGCTGCGAAGTGGTGCAGCGGGATCAGGGCGTCGAAACGTACCGCGCCCTCTATGACCTGATGGCGGACACCGTCAAGGCCAAGGGATCGATGCCCCTGCGCAGCTTTGAGTACTACTCCCGGTTCTGGGACGAATTTTGCAACCGCGGCCAGGGCAACTTCTTCTTTGTCTATGAGGACGGGAAGCCGAGCGTCGGCGCCTTTGTGATCAACTACGGCTCCAAGGCCACGTACAAGGACGGCGGGTCCACCCAGAACCGCAAGCAGTACGGTGACTCGCATCTGGTGCAGTGGGCTGCCATCCGCAGGATGAAGGAGCTGGGCTGCACGGAGTACGACTTCTGCGGCACGCCGCCGGCAGCCAGGATCAAGGACAAGTCCCACCCGCTGTACGGCATGGGCATGTTCAAGACCAGCTTCACCAAGACAGTCACTGATTTTGTTGGCTGCTACGACTACGTCCTTTCGCCCGTCAGGCACGCCATGTGGGTGAAGGGCGCCGAACGCATCTTCCGGCGGCTGGAAACCATGCGCACCGGCGGCCAGTTCTACTGA
- a CDS encoding peptidoglycan bridge formation glycyltransferase FemA/FemB family protein, producing MNPIKAGTDLEFAVLSDAEYESFSVQHPQKNFIQSADFARFQRARGQVVELVGFRRNGELVAAGKLNYTRNRWGYTVCECAKGPLLDYTDADLVTSVVELLKTRAADRKAAELRISPNLVYVARDEDGAEHPEILDNRPLVAELGSLGFEHQGSDMNFANVNWMFIKKLEGIKDAEELIMSTSYRTRKAIRKAEKNGVFLEQATLETLDEFYDALSTAGDEKGFIYREREYYEQLLRTTSSEFTKLMMAKIDIPGYRKSITERLEAESATAADLRREVEETGSKKKANRLKVVQDLVDSYERSLKDIERFPDSVGVVTVAAIHFVCFGDEVVCVIGGTKQDYIYFNGATSLYWGMMLHALEKGYSRYNFYGTFGIEGQDEEGHGGYAFKKGFGGEVVQLLGDFVMPVRPAMFQANRLVRAATSAARLVLGKLPLKRTA from the coding sequence GTGAATCCAATCAAGGCCGGAACGGACCTCGAATTTGCCGTCCTGAGCGACGCCGAATATGAGTCCTTTTCCGTGCAGCACCCGCAAAAGAACTTCATCCAGTCCGCCGATTTCGCCCGTTTTCAGCGCGCCCGCGGACAAGTCGTGGAGCTGGTTGGCTTCAGGCGCAACGGGGAGCTCGTGGCGGCCGGGAAACTTAACTACACCAGAAACCGCTGGGGTTACACGGTCTGCGAGTGCGCAAAGGGCCCCCTCCTGGACTACACGGACGCTGACCTGGTGACTTCCGTCGTCGAACTCCTTAAGACAAGGGCCGCAGACCGTAAGGCCGCGGAGCTGAGGATCTCGCCGAACCTGGTGTACGTTGCCCGGGACGAGGACGGCGCAGAGCACCCGGAAATCCTCGACAACCGTCCCCTGGTGGCGGAACTGGGCAGCCTGGGTTTTGAGCACCAGGGCTCGGACATGAACTTCGCGAACGTCAACTGGATGTTCATCAAAAAGCTCGAGGGCATTAAGGACGCCGAGGAGCTCATCATGAGCACCAGCTACCGGACGCGCAAAGCCATCCGGAAGGCGGAGAAGAACGGGGTCTTCCTGGAGCAGGCCACCCTGGAAACCCTGGATGAGTTCTACGACGCGTTGAGCACGGCGGGGGATGAAAAGGGCTTCATCTACCGTGAACGCGAATACTACGAGCAGCTCCTGCGCACCACCTCGTCAGAGTTCACCAAGCTCATGATGGCAAAAATCGACATCCCCGGCTACCGCAAATCCATCACTGAACGGCTGGAAGCCGAGTCGGCAACCGCGGCAGACCTGCGCCGTGAAGTTGAGGAAACCGGCAGCAAAAAGAAGGCCAACAGGCTCAAGGTGGTCCAGGACCTCGTGGACAGCTACGAGCGCAGCCTCAAGGACATCGAGCGTTTCCCCGACTCCGTTGGCGTGGTAACCGTAGCGGCCATCCATTTTGTCTGCTTTGGCGACGAGGTGGTCTGTGTCATCGGCGGCACCAAGCAGGATTACATCTACTTCAACGGCGCCACGTCCCTGTACTGGGGCATGATGCTGCACGCGCTGGAGAAGGGGTACTCCCGCTACAACTTCTACGGAACCTTCGGCATTGAAGGCCAGGACGAGGAGGGCCACGGTGGCTACGCCTTCAAGAAGGGCTTCGGCGGAGAGGTGGTCCAGCTCCTGGGCGACTTTGTGATGCCGGTCCGGCCAGCCATGTTCCAGGCCAACCGCCTGGTCAGGGCCGCAACCTCCGCCGCCCGCCTGGTTCTCGGCAAGCTTCCCCTCAAACGGACGGCTTAG
- a CDS encoding LytR C-terminal domain-containing protein, which yields MTKYARDEFDKVPETASRQGVHRSASAPSRRKLWPILAVGMVALAIGLVSFLILPKLGIMPAGTQASSSLESAALPQSGADPSASADSSASPQPSAAQTSESAKPEPSPTPSATPSSAVDKTQGVAVYNASGTAGLAGRVSSTLQTDGWTLGQVGNWGGAPQQTSVIFYAGPAQKANAEALSALLNIPTLVDSAEFQVPVVVVLGPGFR from the coding sequence ATGACCAAATACGCTCGGGATGAATTCGACAAGGTACCGGAGACTGCCTCGCGGCAGGGAGTCCACCGTTCCGCATCTGCCCCTTCCCGGCGCAAGTTGTGGCCCATTCTGGCGGTCGGCATGGTGGCGTTGGCCATCGGGTTGGTCTCCTTCCTGATCCTCCCGAAGCTGGGCATCATGCCCGCGGGTACGCAGGCTTCCAGCAGCCTGGAGTCGGCAGCCCTGCCCCAGTCGGGAGCGGATCCTTCAGCGAGTGCGGACAGCTCCGCCAGCCCGCAGCCCTCCGCCGCGCAGACGTCCGAAAGTGCAAAACCAGAACCAAGCCCGACGCCGAGCGCCACGCCGTCGTCCGCGGTGGACAAGACCCAGGGCGTGGCGGTCTACAACGCTTCCGGAACAGCCGGGCTGGCTGGCCGGGTCAGTTCAACGCTCCAGACTGATGGCTGGACGCTGGGACAGGTGGGCAACTGGGGCGGTGCCCCGCAGCAGACCTCCGTGATCTTTTACGCCGGCCCGGCCCAGAAGGCCAACGCAGAGGCCCTGTCCGCGCTTTTGAACATTCCCACCCTGGTGGACAGCGCCGAATTCCAGGTCCCGGTTGTTGTGGTGCTGGGCCCCGGCTTCCGGTAA
- a CDS encoding L-serine ammonia-lyase, whose protein sequence is MAVGVFDLFSIGIGPSSSHTVGPMRAGAVFAGELKSSGVLDRVAGLRVDLYGSLAATGHGHGTMTAILLGLEGFHPELILPDEVEERLAAIAETGVLQLAGADGHGVPLRYGVQDMVLRPLTILPRHTNGLTFTVSDAGGEVLHTATFYSVGGGFIVREGEEDAAQQELDESKKELPLPFRTAAELLGHCQSKGLSIGEVMLVNERASRSEDEIREGLLHIYSVMESCVQVSLKREGLLPGGLKVRRRAPDWHDRLLKEDKDRDPKYWQEWVNLIALAVNEENATGGRVVTAPTNGAAGIIPAVLYYALHFAPGMENASQQDRDDVVVKFLLTAGAIGVLYKEQASISGAEVGCQGEVGSASSMAAAGLAEVMGGTPAQVENAAEIAMEHNLGLTCDPIGGLVQVPCIERNAIAAAKAINAAKMALWGDGSHRVSLDEVIITMRETGKDMSSKYKETAMGGLAVNVVEC, encoded by the coding sequence ATGGCCGTTGGAGTCTTTGACCTTTTTTCCATCGGAATAGGACCCTCAAGTTCCCACACCGTGGGCCCAATGCGGGCCGGTGCGGTTTTCGCCGGCGAGCTCAAATCCTCCGGTGTGCTGGACCGCGTGGCCGGCCTCCGGGTGGATCTGTACGGTTCGCTGGCCGCCACCGGACATGGCCACGGCACCATGACAGCCATCCTCCTGGGGCTGGAGGGGTTCCATCCCGAGCTGATCCTGCCCGATGAGGTGGAGGAACGGTTGGCCGCTATCGCGGAGACCGGGGTACTGCAGCTGGCCGGCGCTGATGGACACGGTGTGCCCCTTCGGTACGGGGTGCAGGACATGGTGCTGCGGCCGCTGACCATCCTGCCCAGGCACACCAACGGTCTGACGTTCACCGTCTCCGACGCCGGGGGCGAGGTCCTGCACACGGCCACGTTCTACTCGGTGGGCGGCGGGTTCATCGTCCGCGAAGGCGAGGAGGACGCGGCACAGCAGGAACTCGACGAGTCCAAGAAAGAGCTTCCGCTGCCGTTCAGGACCGCCGCTGAACTGCTGGGCCACTGCCAGTCCAAGGGCCTGTCCATCGGCGAAGTCATGCTCGTCAACGAGCGGGCCTCCCGGTCCGAGGACGAGATCCGCGAGGGCCTGCTCCATATCTACTCGGTGATGGAAAGCTGCGTCCAGGTCAGCCTTAAGCGCGAAGGCCTGCTGCCGGGCGGGCTGAAGGTCCGCCGCCGTGCACCGGACTGGCATGACCGCCTTCTGAAGGAAGACAAGGACCGTGATCCCAAGTACTGGCAGGAGTGGGTGAACCTGATCGCCCTGGCGGTCAACGAGGAGAACGCCACCGGCGGGAGGGTGGTCACCGCGCCAACCAACGGAGCAGCGGGCATCATTCCGGCCGTGCTGTATTACGCCCTGCATTTCGCGCCGGGCATGGAGAACGCCAGCCAGCAGGACCGCGATGACGTTGTGGTGAAGTTCCTGCTCACCGCCGGGGCCATCGGGGTCCTGTACAAGGAGCAGGCGTCCATCTCCGGCGCGGAGGTGGGCTGCCAGGGTGAGGTGGGCTCGGCGTCCTCCATGGCCGCTGCAGGCCTGGCCGAGGTGATGGGCGGGACCCCTGCCCAGGTAGAGAATGCCGCGGAAATCGCGATGGAGCACAACCTTGGCCTGACCTGCGATCCGATCGGCGGACTGGTCCAGGTTCCCTGCATCGAACGCAACGCCATCGCGGCCGCCAAGGCAATCAACGCCGCCAAGATGGCGCTCTGGGGCGACGGTTCGCACCGGGTGTCGCTCGACGAGGTCATCATCACCATGCGCGAGACCGGCAAGGACATGAGCTCAAAATACAAGGAAACAGCCATGGGCGGCCTCGCCGTGAATGTTGTGGAGTGCTGA
- a CDS encoding threonine/serine ThrE exporter family protein, producing the protein MTHRPEKPGARPHTDGLPKTEPLSPSQLHQNAAAKRMLRRLVQGENPPTAPLSIVDRLTGSPYANPMIQVGGVDTSARKTLDFALHLAETMFRYGAGALEVETSIIAVTAALGLKNIEVDITNQSVAINYAPKDQTPIALLRVVRSWTNNYAGLAKVHQLVTDIVAGGVGRDEAIRRLDEAITSPKPFPRWMVTIAFGVFAAVFVGVLGGGPVSSLIAFLSNIGVSLLARKLGRLRMPDFFVTATSAFVVTIVALLLWRFGLTNSPAIVVVGGILLLLPTGRLVSSVQDAINGFPVTAAGRFLSTVLTFGALVAGIAVAFVVGSKTGMQEIDVTETFPPAYDLWVLVIFIAIAVMAIGITEQTSWTLLLPTAAVGVAGYLVLLGGGALGLGDRFSPALSAVVIGLLARVVALKMGAPQLVVAVPAALILLPGLTIFRSMYVLTIEESEILLGAGGMLNAGAIVLGAAGGIVLGDTLARPLTRSLASNERRRARRR; encoded by the coding sequence ATGACCCATCGACCTGAAAAGCCCGGGGCCAGGCCGCACACCGACGGCCTGCCCAAGACCGAGCCGCTTTCGCCTTCGCAGCTCCACCAGAACGCCGCAGCCAAGAGGATGCTGCGCCGCCTGGTCCAGGGGGAGAACCCGCCGACGGCGCCCCTGAGTATTGTGGACAGGCTCACCGGGAGCCCCTACGCCAACCCGATGATCCAGGTGGGAGGCGTGGATACGTCAGCCCGCAAGACCCTGGACTTCGCCCTCCACCTTGCCGAGACGATGTTCCGCTACGGTGCAGGCGCCTTGGAAGTGGAAACCAGCATCATCGCCGTCACCGCCGCCCTGGGGCTGAAGAACATCGAAGTGGACATCACCAACCAGTCGGTGGCCATCAACTACGCTCCCAAGGACCAGACGCCCATAGCGCTGTTGCGGGTGGTCCGGTCGTGGACCAACAACTACGCCGGGCTGGCCAAGGTGCATCAGCTGGTGACAGACATCGTGGCCGGGGGAGTGGGCCGGGACGAGGCAATCCGGCGGCTGGACGAGGCCATCACCAGCCCCAAACCGTTCCCGCGCTGGATGGTCACCATTGCCTTCGGCGTGTTCGCAGCTGTCTTTGTGGGTGTGCTTGGCGGCGGCCCGGTGTCCTCGCTCATCGCTTTCCTCTCCAACATCGGGGTGAGCCTCCTGGCCCGCAAGCTGGGGCGCCTTCGGATGCCTGACTTCTTTGTCACCGCAACATCTGCTTTCGTGGTGACGATTGTGGCTCTCCTGCTCTGGCGGTTCGGACTGACGAATTCGCCGGCGATCGTGGTGGTGGGCGGCATCCTGCTGCTCCTGCCCACGGGCCGCCTGGTCTCTTCAGTCCAGGATGCAATCAATGGATTCCCTGTGACAGCAGCAGGCCGGTTCCTGTCCACGGTCCTGACATTCGGGGCGCTGGTGGCCGGGATCGCCGTCGCCTTTGTGGTGGGGTCTAAGACCGGGATGCAGGAGATCGATGTCACCGAGACCTTCCCGCCCGCCTACGACCTATGGGTCCTGGTAATCTTCATCGCCATTGCGGTCATGGCCATCGGCATCACGGAGCAGACCTCCTGGACGCTGCTCCTGCCCACGGCAGCGGTTGGCGTGGCAGGCTATCTGGTGCTTCTCGGCGGTGGGGCACTGGGCCTTGGTGACAGGTTCTCTCCCGCCCTCTCAGCCGTGGTGATCGGTCTGCTGGCACGCGTGGTGGCGCTGAAGATGGGCGCACCCCAACTGGTGGTGGCCGTTCCCGCCGCGCTGATCCTGCTGCCTGGCTTGACCATTTTCCGCTCCATGTACGTGCTGACCATCGAGGAATCCGAGATCCTGCTTGGCGCCGGAGGGATGCTCAATGCCGGAGCGATTGTCCTGGGCGCGGCCGGCGGGATTGTGCTGGGAGACACCCTGGCCAGGCCGCTGACCCGGAGCCTGGCCAGCAACGAACGCAGGCGCGCCCGGAGACGGTGA
- a CDS encoding DUF3263 domain-containing protein, with protein MAEAAREHMPEPEVHSPLLPDFSLRDSRLSERDQQMLALERQWWKYAGAKEQAIRELFDLSATHYYQLLNSLIDTEDALAHDPMLVKRLRRLRTSRQRARTARRLGSDA; from the coding sequence GTGGCAGAAGCAGCTCGGGAACACATGCCGGAGCCGGAAGTGCACAGCCCGCTGCTGCCTGATTTCAGTCTTCGCGACTCGCGGTTGAGCGAGCGGGACCAGCAGATGCTGGCCCTGGAGCGGCAGTGGTGGAAGTACGCCGGTGCGAAGGAACAGGCCATCAGGGAGCTCTTCGACCTGTCCGCCACCCACTACTACCAGTTGCTGAATTCGCTCATAGACACCGAGGATGCACTGGCCCACGATCCGATGCTGGTCAAGAGATTGCGTAGACTACGTACGTCACGTCAGCGGGCACGTACTGCACGCCGCCTGGGATCCGACGCGTAA
- a CDS encoding uracil-DNA glycosylase: MFEPDALFEWDPVPVDTLDFAEMARLPLAELMAADWAEALAGVEAELRAVLAFLAAEVEAGYQVLPSPSNVLRAFRQPLADVKVLIVGQDPYPTPGHAVGLSFSVDPRTRPIPRSLANIYRELEADLGIPPRGHGDLSAWADQGVLLLNRVMSVRAGEAGSHRGKGWEKITTAAVAAVANRETPGGAVAPLVAILWGKDAESVRSLLRGAMVVSSPHPSPLSASRGFFGSRPFSRANALLREQGSTGVTWELPQVP, encoded by the coding sequence GTGTTTGAGCCCGACGCGCTGTTCGAGTGGGACCCGGTCCCCGTGGATACCCTTGACTTCGCCGAAATGGCACGGCTCCCGCTCGCCGAACTGATGGCTGCTGACTGGGCGGAAGCATTGGCTGGGGTGGAAGCGGAACTTCGGGCCGTCCTGGCCTTCCTTGCCGCCGAAGTTGAGGCCGGCTACCAGGTCCTGCCGTCGCCGTCGAACGTTCTGCGTGCATTCCGTCAGCCCTTGGCGGACGTGAAGGTTCTCATTGTTGGCCAGGACCCTTATCCGACCCCCGGGCACGCCGTCGGGCTGTCCTTTTCTGTTGATCCGCGGACCCGCCCCATTCCCCGGAGCCTGGCCAACATCTACCGTGAACTGGAAGCCGATCTGGGGATCCCGCCCAGGGGACACGGCGACCTGTCTGCCTGGGCTGATCAGGGGGTGCTGCTGCTGAACCGGGTGATGAGCGTCAGGGCCGGGGAGGCCGGTTCACACCGTGGCAAAGGCTGGGAGAAAATCACCACGGCGGCCGTTGCGGCCGTAGCCAACCGGGAGACCCCCGGCGGCGCGGTTGCTCCGCTGGTGGCCATCCTGTGGGGCAAGGACGCAGAGTCGGTCAGGTCGCTTCTCCGCGGGGCAATGGTGGTGTCGAGTCCGCACCCGAGTCCGCTTTCGGCGTCGCGCGGGTTTTTTGGTTCCCGCCCCTTCAGCCGGGCAAATGCGTTGCTGCGCGAACAAGGCAGCACCGGCGTAACCTGGGAACTCCCCCAGGTTCCTTAG
- the gcvH gene encoding glycine cleavage system protein GcvH, with protein sequence MAKVAAELQYSDEHEWVAREGGNVVAIGISAVATDALGDIVYVDLPEVGSAVTAGETCGEVESTKSVSDLYAPVTGEVTEINPAVVDDPALINSDPYGAGWLFKVAAESEGPLLSAQDYASKNGGEL encoded by the coding sequence ATGGCAAAAGTTGCCGCCGAACTGCAGTACTCCGACGAGCATGAGTGGGTGGCCCGTGAGGGTGGCAACGTTGTGGCGATTGGGATTTCCGCCGTCGCCACCGATGCCCTCGGTGACATCGTGTATGTGGACCTGCCGGAGGTCGGTTCAGCCGTGACGGCGGGGGAAACCTGCGGGGAAGTTGAGTCCACCAAGTCCGTCTCGGACCTGTACGCCCCGGTGACCGGCGAAGTTACGGAAATCAATCCCGCCGTCGTCGATGACCCTGCGCTTATCAACAGCGACCCCTACGGCGCCGGCTGGCTCTTCAAGGTTGCCGCCGAATCTGAGGGCCCGCTTCTTTCCGCCCAGGACTACGCCTCCAAAAACGGCGGCGAACTGTGA
- a CDS encoding TspO/MBR family protein yields the protein MQFLSGESPAQRQPPAAQQETPERGTVAQLLMLLLFLGTSAAVAGLGSLAVTANVNGWFATANMPPWTPPRWMFGTVWTVLYAAMAVAAWLVWRRGTSLSSRPLKLYWLQLALNLAWTPLFFGLYPVLGPLALWLGLAVIVALIVALTFMVLNFGPISTSAGLLLLPYLSWVIFSGTLNAWAAVHN from the coding sequence ATGCAGTTCCTTTCCGGTGAATCTCCGGCACAGCGCCAGCCGCCGGCAGCACAGCAGGAAACGCCTGAACGGGGAACTGTGGCCCAACTCCTGATGCTCCTGCTGTTCCTGGGCACTTCAGCCGCCGTGGCCGGCCTGGGCAGCCTTGCGGTCACTGCAAACGTCAACGGGTGGTTCGCCACTGCCAACATGCCTCCCTGGACTCCGCCACGGTGGATGTTCGGCACCGTCTGGACAGTCCTCTATGCCGCCATGGCGGTGGCGGCGTGGCTCGTCTGGCGACGCGGGACCAGCCTCTCCAGCAGGCCGTTGAAACTGTACTGGCTGCAGCTCGCCTTGAACCTGGCCTGGACACCGCTCTTTTTCGGCCTCTACCCCGTGCTGGGGCCGCTGGCGCTATGGCTTGGGCTGGCGGTCATCGTGGCCCTGATTGTGGCGCTGACCTTTATGGTTCTGAATTTTGGCCCCATCAGCACCTCCGCCGGACTCCTGCTGCTGCCCTACCTGTCCTGGGTAATCTTTTCCGGAACCCTTAACGCCTGGGCGGCTGTCCACAACTGA
- the gcvT gene encoding glycine cleavage system aminomethyltransferase GcvT, which translates to MTENYTALYEEHKKLGASFTDFGGWQMPLKYSSELAEHHAVRKAAGIFDLSHMGEVWVTGPDAAAFLDYALVGKISAMAVGKAKYSLICNEDGGIIDDLIVYRRPVADDGTDVFLVVPNAGNAKTVAAQLADRAANFDVMVEDVSADTSLIAVQGPKAEELLLRLVPAAQHNLVTGLKYYAAVEVPFLVAGAGQDLLLARTGYTGEDGFEIFINSDDAAALWQAIVAIADEGELVPAGLASRDSLRLEAGMPLYGNELSLDGDPFAAGLGPVVALSKEGDFVGKAALTAMKEAGAGSTAGRRLVGLKGLGRRAGRGHYPVLKDGAVVGEVTSGQPSPSLGYPVAMAYVDIEHSDIGTSLDIDLRGKAEPFEVVALPFYKRQK; encoded by the coding sequence ATGACTGAGAACTACACAGCGCTCTATGAAGAGCATAAGAAACTCGGCGCCTCCTTCACCGACTTCGGTGGCTGGCAGATGCCGCTCAAGTACAGCTCGGAGCTGGCGGAGCACCACGCCGTCCGCAAGGCAGCCGGCATCTTTGACCTGTCCCACATGGGCGAAGTCTGGGTCACTGGCCCGGATGCCGCCGCGTTCCTCGACTACGCGCTGGTGGGCAAGATCTCGGCCATGGCCGTGGGCAAAGCCAAATATTCGCTGATCTGCAACGAAGACGGCGGCATCATCGATGATCTCATCGTTTACCGCCGCCCGGTTGCCGACGATGGCACCGACGTGTTCCTGGTTGTCCCCAACGCCGGCAACGCCAAAACGGTGGCAGCCCAACTTGCTGACCGTGCAGCGAACTTCGATGTCATGGTGGAGGACGTCTCCGCGGACACCTCCCTGATCGCTGTCCAGGGCCCCAAAGCGGAGGAGCTCCTCCTCCGCCTGGTCCCCGCCGCCCAGCACAACCTGGTCACCGGGCTCAAGTACTACGCCGCCGTCGAGGTTCCCTTCCTCGTGGCCGGAGCCGGCCAGGACCTCCTGCTGGCCCGAACCGGCTACACCGGTGAGGACGGCTTCGAGATCTTCATCAATAGCGACGACGCCGCCGCACTTTGGCAGGCGATCGTCGCCATTGCGGACGAAGGGGAGCTGGTGCCCGCCGGCCTTGCCTCCCGCGATTCGCTCCGCCTCGAAGCGGGCATGCCCCTCTACGGCAACGAACTGTCCCTCGACGGCGACCCCTTCGCCGCCGGGCTGGGACCGGTCGTCGCGCTCTCCAAGGAAGGCGACTTTGTGGGCAAGGCCGCCCTCACCGCCATGAAGGAAGCAGGCGCCGGCAGCACCGCCGGCCGCCGGCTGGTTGGACTCAAAGGCCTGGGACGCCGTGCCGGCCGGGGCCACTACCCGGTCCTCAAGGACGGCGCCGTGGTGGGCGAAGTCACCTCCGGCCAGCCTTCACCCAGCCTTGGCTACCCCGTGGCTATGGCCTACGTGGACATCGAGCACAGCGATATCGGCACCTCCCTGGACATCGACCTCCGCGGCAAGGCAGAGCCGTTCGAAGTCGTCGCACTTCCGTTCTACAAGCGCCAAAAGTAG
- a CDS encoding siderophore-interacting protein — MSTVPAATSASKQTRPQTDLTVIRREELSPHMVRIIAGGEGFAGYTNNGFVDRYVKIAFPQPGVDYGMPLDLWAVRETMPREQWPFTRTYTVRWVDLEAEELAIDFVIHGDEGLAGPWAASAQPGDTLTFTGPGGAYNPAPDADWYLFAGDEAALPAIAASLEALPPEARGLAFLEVDSDADIQPISAPAGVDITWLFRHGAPAGTGDLLASAVASAEWPAGRVDVFAHGERGYMKALRDVFFAQRGLERKQVSLSGYWASGRVEDDFQAEKKLPVGQI; from the coding sequence ATGAGCACCGTTCCGGCCGCCACCAGCGCCTCGAAGCAGACCCGCCCGCAGACCGACCTGACCGTGATCCGCCGTGAGGAACTCAGCCCGCACATGGTCAGGATCATTGCCGGCGGCGAGGGCTTTGCAGGCTACACCAACAACGGTTTTGTGGACCGTTACGTCAAGATTGCCTTCCCGCAGCCCGGCGTTGACTACGGCATGCCATTGGACCTGTGGGCCGTCCGGGAAACCATGCCCCGTGAGCAGTGGCCCTTTACACGTACATACACCGTCCGGTGGGTGGACCTTGAGGCCGAGGAACTCGCCATAGATTTTGTCATCCACGGCGACGAAGGGCTCGCGGGCCCCTGGGCAGCATCTGCCCAGCCGGGCGATACGCTCACGTTCACCGGCCCGGGCGGCGCCTACAACCCCGCTCCCGACGCCGACTGGTACCTCTTTGCCGGCGACGAGGCCGCGTTGCCTGCCATCGCCGCTTCGCTGGAGGCGTTGCCCCCGGAAGCACGCGGCCTGGCCTTCCTGGAAGTGGACAGCGACGCCGACATCCAGCCAATCTCCGCGCCCGCCGGCGTGGACATCACCTGGCTCTTCCGCCACGGCGCACCGGCCGGCACGGGCGACCTGCTGGCCTCGGCCGTCGCCAGCGCGGAGTGGCCCGCCGGCAGGGTTGATGTTTTCGCCCACGGGGAACGCGGGTACATGAAGGCGCTGCGGGACGTGTTTTTTGCCCAGCGCGGGCTGGAACGCAAGCAGGTGTCCCTGTCAGGTTACTGGGCCAGCGGACGGGTCGAGGACGATTTCCAGGCGGAGAAAAAGCTCCCCGTAGGGCAAATCTAA